The following are from one region of the Methyloversatilis discipulorum genome:
- a CDS encoding DEAD/DEAH box helicase, translating into MELTRLLSQLDNRMLGEMFSEDTIVRGSQYVTRVGDIDVQGPTLRALVRGTRPQPYQVTVRLERREYFGERTLEIATRCSCPVGNRCKHAVGLLLAAKKQGELIERPRAEVLRWAQTLQKRLSEEPTGASRKRAAPKESIAYLITPRGSQPADLRLLKAKLTDRAGRDSTPGADSQPWFNFEQALLKPPSFVQDNDLPVFRTLRDAIRKRATSVFVPFELRGADGLAVLRAALDTGRCFVRADEGSDDARALKPGEARAGQLEWQTEKLGVRALLACTPPADWTLPTDPPWYLDVARGLAGEITHPAREAVQAVLELPLLTTAELPLVAEALAQAAPALPSPLGRDAASLPLIEEALRPVLKFASLPVWHVKPHRRYDKALGHALYDIATVALSYGQAKFAATDSSDLATLPNGRAVRVKRDSAAEQAALALLGEVGFAPVQARWLQMYESLPVGALGLESEEAWARFFGDAAGRLTRAGWQIECPPDFRHRVLVVDEWHAELDENENGWLELSLGIDVGGRRLDLAPLLHALFKRDGRWLDPIALDRMRDEDTTDLFTAEGERIIVPAGRIKPLARTLVDLFDSPAGGALQVSRMDAPRLAEALDAKWTREGFKSLEQWVERLRGMHGVAPVDAPEGFGIELRPYQREGLAWLQHLRAHDLGGILADDMGLGKTAQTLAHLLLEKRAGRLDRPALVVLPTSLVFNWQREAARFAPELRVLKLHGPDRGERFAQVPEHDVCLTTYPLLWRDHEKLAEHDYHLLILDEAQTVKNAGSQAAKAVRLLRARHRLCLTGTPLENHLGELWAQFDFLLPGFLGEQKDFTRTWRTPIEKHGDPIRRELLARRVAPFILRRRKDDVAADLPPKTEVLRTVELTGRQRDLYETVRVAMDKRVRDEIASRGFARARIVILDALLKLRQVCCDPRLLKTDAAARVKERAKLDLLMDMLENLLAEGRKVLVFSQFTGMLDLIHEQLVEAGIGCVMLTGDTQNREAVVRRFQEGTVPVFLISLKAGGVGLNLTAADTVIHYDPWWNPAAENQASDRAHRIGQDKPVFVYKLIVAGSIEERIVALQEKKAALAEGILGNDEAALEKFGENELAALFEPLAE; encoded by the coding sequence ATGGAACTGACCCGCCTGCTGTCCCAGCTCGACAACCGGATGCTCGGAGAAATGTTCTCCGAAGACACCATCGTGCGCGGCAGCCAGTACGTGACGCGGGTCGGCGACATCGACGTGCAAGGGCCGACGCTGCGCGCGCTGGTGCGCGGCACCCGGCCGCAGCCCTACCAGGTGACGGTACGGCTGGAACGGCGCGAGTACTTCGGCGAGCGCACGCTGGAAATCGCCACCCGCTGTTCCTGCCCGGTCGGCAACCGCTGCAAGCACGCGGTCGGCCTGCTGCTGGCGGCCAAGAAGCAGGGCGAACTGATCGAGCGCCCGCGCGCCGAGGTGCTGCGCTGGGCGCAGACGCTGCAGAAGCGCCTGAGCGAAGAACCGACGGGCGCCTCGCGCAAGCGCGCCGCACCCAAGGAATCGATCGCCTACCTGATCACGCCGCGCGGCAGCCAGCCGGCCGACCTGCGCCTGCTCAAGGCCAAACTTACCGACCGCGCCGGCCGCGACAGCACGCCGGGCGCTGACAGCCAGCCCTGGTTCAACTTCGAGCAGGCGCTGCTGAAGCCGCCTTCCTTCGTGCAGGACAACGATCTGCCGGTGTTCCGCACGCTGCGCGACGCGATACGCAAACGCGCGACCAGCGTGTTCGTGCCCTTCGAACTGCGCGGCGCCGACGGCCTCGCCGTGCTGCGCGCCGCGCTCGACACCGGTCGCTGCTTCGTGCGCGCCGACGAGGGCAGCGACGACGCGCGCGCGCTGAAGCCGGGTGAAGCGCGCGCCGGTCAGCTCGAATGGCAGACCGAAAAGCTCGGCGTGCGCGCCCTGCTCGCCTGCACGCCGCCGGCCGACTGGACGCTGCCGACCGACCCGCCCTGGTATCTCGACGTCGCCCGCGGACTGGCCGGCGAAATCACACACCCTGCGCGCGAAGCGGTGCAGGCGGTGCTCGAGCTGCCACTGCTCACCACCGCCGAACTGCCGCTGGTGGCCGAGGCGCTGGCCCAGGCCGCGCCCGCGCTGCCGTCGCCGCTGGGGCGCGACGCAGCCAGCCTGCCGCTGATCGAAGAGGCGCTGCGCCCGGTGCTGAAGTTCGCCAGCCTGCCGGTGTGGCACGTGAAGCCGCACCGCCGCTACGACAAGGCGCTCGGCCACGCGCTGTACGACATCGCCACCGTCGCGCTCAGCTACGGCCAGGCGAAGTTCGCCGCCACCGACAGCTCCGACCTGGCGACGCTGCCCAACGGCCGCGCGGTACGCGTGAAGCGCGACAGCGCGGCCGAACAGGCGGCGCTGGCCTTGCTCGGCGAAGTCGGCTTCGCGCCGGTGCAGGCGCGCTGGCTGCAGATGTACGAATCGCTTCCGGTCGGCGCGCTCGGCCTGGAGAGCGAAGAGGCCTGGGCGCGCTTCTTCGGCGACGCCGCCGGCCGCCTCACCCGCGCCGGCTGGCAGATCGAGTGCCCGCCGGACTTCCGCCACCGCGTGCTGGTGGTCGATGAGTGGCACGCCGAACTGGACGAGAACGAGAACGGCTGGCTCGAACTGTCGCTTGGCATCGACGTCGGTGGCCGCCGGCTCGACCTCGCGCCGCTGCTGCACGCGCTGTTCAAGCGCGACGGCCGCTGGCTGGACCCGATCGCGCTCGACCGCATGCGCGACGAGGACACGACCGATCTGTTCACCGCCGAAGGCGAACGCATCATCGTGCCGGCCGGCCGCATCAAGCCGCTGGCGCGCACCCTGGTCGACCTGTTCGACAGCCCGGCCGGCGGTGCGCTGCAGGTGTCGCGCATGGACGCGCCGCGGCTGGCCGAAGCGCTCGATGCGAAGTGGACGCGCGAAGGCTTCAAGTCGCTCGAACAGTGGGTCGAACGCCTGCGCGGCATGCACGGCGTCGCGCCGGTCGACGCGCCGGAGGGCTTCGGCATCGAACTGCGCCCCTACCAGCGCGAAGGTCTGGCCTGGCTGCAGCACCTGCGCGCGCACGATCTCGGCGGCATCCTGGCCGACGATATGGGCCTGGGCAAGACCGCGCAGACGCTGGCCCACCTGCTGCTGGAGAAGCGCGCCGGCCGGCTCGACCGCCCGGCGCTGGTCGTGCTGCCGACCTCGCTGGTATTCAACTGGCAACGCGAAGCCGCCCGTTTCGCACCCGAACTGCGCGTGCTCAAGCTGCACGGCCCGGACCGCGGCGAACGCTTCGCCCAGGTGCCCGAGCACGACGTCTGCCTCACCACCTACCCGCTGCTGTGGCGCGACCACGAAAAGCTGGCCGAGCACGACTACCACCTGCTCATCCTCGACGAGGCGCAGACGGTGAAGAACGCCGGCAGCCAGGCGGCGAAGGCTGTGCGCCTGCTGCGTGCGCGGCACCGGCTGTGCCTGACCGGCACGCCGCTGGAAAACCATCTGGGCGAACTGTGGGCTCAGTTCGACTTTCTGCTGCCCGGCTTCCTCGGCGAACAGAAGGACTTCACGCGCACCTGGCGCACGCCGATCGAGAAGCACGGCGACCCGATCCGCCGCGAACTGCTGGCGCGCCGCGTGGCGCCCTTCATCCTGCGCCGGCGCAAGGACGACGTCGCCGCCGACCTGCCGCCGAAAACCGAAGTGCTGCGCACGGTCGAACTGACCGGTCGCCAGCGCGACCTCTACGAAACCGTGCGGGTGGCGATGGACAAGCGGGTGCGCGACGAGATCGCCAGCCGCGGTTTCGCCCGCGCGCGCATCGTCATCCTCGACGCGCTGCTCAAGCTGCGCCAGGTGTGCTGCGACCCGCGCCTGCTGAAGACCGACGCCGCCGCGCGCGTGAAAGAGCGGGCCAAGCTCGACCTGCTGATGGACATGCTGGAAAACCTGCTGGCCGAAGGTCGCAAAGTGCTGGTGTTCTCGCAATTCACCGGCATGCTGGACCTGATCCACGAACAGCTGGTCGAAGCCGGCATCGGCTGCGTCATGCTGACCGGCGACACGCAGAACCGCGAAGCGGTCGTCCGCCGTTTCCAGGAAGGCACCGTGCCGGTCTTCCTGATCAGCCTGAAAGCCGGCGGAGTCGGCCTCAACCTCACCGCCGCCGACACGGTGATCCACTACGACCCCTGGTGGAACCCCGCCGCCGAAAACCAGGCCAGCGACCGCGCCCACCGCATCGGCCAGGACAAGCCGGTGTTCGTCTACAAGCTCATCGTCGCCGGCAGCATCGAAGAACGCATCGTCGCGCTGCAGGAAAAGAAGGCCGCCCTGGCCGAAGGCATCCTCGGCAACGACGAAGCGGCGCTGGAGAAATTCGGCGAGAACGAACTGGCCGCGCTGTTCGAGCCGCTGGCGGAGTAG
- the lepB gene encoding signal peptidase I: MNAKPNRWVAVLLGVFLQPGAMLYVARPGWALFYFLLALTMGVLGEIYSSAPSGEYLITLIQFAIPLACAVHAYHLARTYPDGKRRPAYSRWYGLLGATAAIVLIVITVRAFVGEPNRHPSSAMLPTIPRGALLITQKWGYGNYSFFGVNLHRSPITSPLVRGDIIVFEFPMDRSVPFAQRLIGLPGDKVTYKSGRLVVNGEALALRQIADFMDPKTSERLRAFVESQGDIEYSIIRQQEARDTASMVVNFPHRDRCIYEADGLTCEVPPDHYFVMGDNRDQSADSRVWGFVPADHIIGKVRYIMR; encoded by the coding sequence ATGAACGCCAAACCGAATCGCTGGGTCGCGGTGCTGCTGGGGGTATTCCTGCAGCCGGGGGCCATGCTCTATGTCGCACGGCCCGGGTGGGCGCTTTTCTACTTCCTGCTCGCCCTGACGATGGGCGTGTTGGGCGAGATCTATTCCAGCGCCCCGTCCGGCGAATACCTGATCACGTTGATCCAGTTCGCCATTCCTCTCGCGTGCGCGGTGCACGCCTACCATCTTGCGAGGACCTATCCGGACGGAAAGCGCCGTCCCGCCTACAGCCGCTGGTACGGCCTGCTCGGCGCGACGGCAGCGATAGTCCTGATTGTCATCACCGTTCGAGCGTTCGTCGGAGAGCCCAACAGGCATCCGTCTTCGGCAATGCTCCCCACCATTCCGCGGGGCGCCCTGCTGATCACCCAAAAATGGGGTTATGGAAACTACAGCTTCTTCGGCGTAAACCTCCACCGCTCACCGATCACTTCGCCGCTCGTTCGCGGCGACATCATCGTCTTCGAATTTCCGATGGACAGATCCGTGCCCTTCGCTCAGCGCCTGATCGGCCTTCCCGGCGACAAGGTGACCTACAAGAGCGGCCGTCTGGTGGTAAACGGCGAGGCGCTCGCCTTGCGCCAAATAGCCGACTTCATGGATCCGAAGACTTCGGAGCGGCTGCGCGCCTTCGTGGAATCACAGGGCGACATCGAATATTCGATCATCCGGCAGCAGGAAGCCCGCGACACAGCCTCGATGGTCGTCAACTTTCCGCATCGTGACCGGTGCATCTACGAAGCGGACGGACTCACGTGCGAGGTGCCGCCAGACCACTACTTCGTGATGGGCGATAACCGAGACCAGAGCGCCGACAGCAGGGTGTGGGGTTTCGTACCCGCCGACCACATCATCGGAAAAGTCCGCTACATCATGCGCTGA
- a CDS encoding type II toxin-antitoxin system RelE/ParE family toxin, protein MRIEKTDEYRDWIDGLRDVAGRARILMRVDRLIHGNPGTHRNLTEDVSELKVDVGPGYRVYYCQRGNVLLLLLAGGDKSTQQKDIERAIHLAHAWGEEA, encoded by the coding sequence ATGCGTATCGAAAAGACCGACGAGTACCGCGACTGGATCGACGGCCTCAGGGACGTGGCCGGCCGCGCACGGATACTGATGCGCGTCGACAGGCTGATCCATGGCAATCCGGGCACGCATCGGAATTTGACCGAAGACGTGTCCGAACTGAAGGTCGATGTCGGCCCCGGCTATCGCGTCTATTACTGCCAGCGCGGAAACGTCCTGCTTCTGCTGCTGGCCGGCGGCGACAAATCGACGCAACAGAAGGACATCGAACGCGCAATCCATCTGGCCCATGCCTGGGGAGAAGAAGCATGA
- a CDS encoding addiction module antidote protein has protein sequence MTAVKRTAPPQLRTSPYDVAEHLRTPEEMAAYLDAWLEDAADDISGVTRALGDIARAKGMSQVARDTGLSRESLYRALSENGNPSFATVLKVARALGVRLHARVI, from the coding sequence ATGACCGCAGTAAAGAGAACCGCACCGCCGCAGCTGCGCACTTCGCCCTACGACGTGGCCGAACACCTGCGCACGCCGGAAGAAATGGCCGCCTACCTCGACGCCTGGCTCGAGGACGCCGCCGACGACATTTCCGGCGTCACCCGCGCTCTCGGCGACATCGCCCGGGCCAAAGGCATGAGCCAGGTCGCCCGTGACACCGGCCTGAGTCGCGAGAGCCTGTATCGGGCACTGAGCGAGAATGGCAACCCAAGCTTTGCGACGGTGCTGAAGGTCGCGCGGGCGCTGGGGGTGAGGCTGCATGCGCGAGTGATATGA